The genomic window GCAATTGTAGTACAGATGGCACATATGAATCCAACAATGATTTTGGATAGGATTTAATTTGTTGCTGTTGGGGTTCTTGCGGCTGTGGTACAACAATATATTGCTCTGGCTGTGGAACTTGTGGTTTTGGtttcaagagtaaaatttgtttctcaTGTGCTGCTGGGGCTTGGATTGTCATTAATCGTATTTCTGGTTGAATAACCAATTTACGTTGTGGCTGGAATCGAATCTCTTGTTGTTCGGGTTGGAATTGTTGGGGTTGAACACTAAACATTGGTGATTTACCTTGTTGCGTGTATAAACGTGGAAGAGCCGTTAAACTCATAATATGTGGGATTGCATTAAGATTTGGAATATGGGTTTGGGGGGCCAAAAAGGAAGCGGCCGCAGCGGGTTGTAAATACATTACATATTGGATTCCATCGGTTTTTTGTTGGTTATTGGAATATGGATTGTACGATAATTGTGGCAATAAAAAGAATTGTTGTAAATTTGGATGTTGAAGGCTTGGTTgttgattttgataatattgtGGAATTTGTGCTGGAATTCGTTGTTGATTTGGCACAGGacctaatttcaaatgattatCTGTAATATATTCAGCTAATTCTTGTGGTGAATATTGGGCTTGAGGAGAATATGTGGCTTGGGGTTGTGGTCTCCGATAATAATTCTCCTGTTGATGTGGCGAAGGAGGGGATATAAATTGTGGTGTTTGTTGAATGATTTCCTGTGGTCTAGAATAGTAATTTATTGGTGGTGGAGATGCTGGAATATATTGTTGTTGCTGGTGTGGAAGTGGCAGAAAAGTGGGAGGTTGAACATCTTGTGGTTGTTGTTGAGGTAATTGTTCTTGTTTTTGGGATGCTTCTTGATTGGCTGTTTGTTTCTCGCTTGCAAGATTATCACGTTCGATATCTTCTAAGTTGATTTGCCTTTCTGCAACGATTAGTGTACCAATAAAGCAGCTTATTAAAAGAAGTCGcttctgaaaaataaaacaaaaaatttgtaaaaattaaattttccaaaaattaagtatttcaaTTTATGGCCATCAAACATTTAATTCGGttctaacatttattttattttgacaattaTCTTTATATctaataattgattattttatctaatttatttgaataaaatatatttaataacagttattaaaaatgattattataattttatttagatttattaaagttaaataatcatatataatcaattttgaataaagtatgtatttaattttaatttttgcatataCTTCTAAGATTAATTAGATATAATTTATCGTTATTTCAAAGTTGATTATAGATATCTATTTGATGAAGCGGCCACTTATAAGTACTAAAAACTTAacactgaataatttattttttttaaattacacaaaattaaattatttaaacaaaaattactatcaatctatttaaaaataatatattctcaGTCTATTTTTCCTCAAATATCATCACGTTTTCATAGGTTCGttttcatgatcagcgacctaAAAAACCCCCGGGAGGAGATTTTcgaggtgaaattttgatttgttttcattgttactatttggagtgctttggggatgggaaaattaccctaattttctcagttttttttttgaaatgccgAGGTTAGTACGGCAAAATGTTCCTGAAGGTCTTAGAAACACGtacactaaaaatttttgaaatcagagCTGTTCTaccacatttgatggtattttccggcttattaaatatactattataataAACGGCATTCGCTTttccataaaattcatttaaagttaTGAAATGGAtgacatttgtgtgttatttcttctataagtgattttctctaaatcttcccatcaataaaaaattttagtcttaatattcgtttaattttcccaatttctaACAGAATTCACCCTCAAAGTCTGAAAGTCTCAAAATATATTcacataccaattttttttgggaaaatgaaCGTTATTTATGGGCGTGAACTAGCGACTTTATATATCCACCTAGAGAATAATCCAGATCGTGCAATTTTGCGCaagttatacaataaaaaaaatgttttattaatgacCAAACTAGTCACTGCCTATAATTGTCTATCTAAGTCAAAAATAGATcacataaatgaaaaatatttgctttttcttaaataaataaacaatatttcaaaataaccaACTggtatttatgttaaatttatatacacagGTGATAGATACCTATTCAgatattttttaccatttaaaattaaaacactttctttcaatttaattagataatatctgtttttagatataaattaattatacttgttattatacaattttaaaaataaaaaataaattaaaaaaaaaaaaaagtaaatcttaaagatattatgttttctaattttaagaagaaattttGGAATTCAAAGTATGTTTCTCTTAAATCATCGTTATCAAAGttccaaaataaagttaattagaATCATATTATTCTACCGTAAAAAAGCGTGCAGTGCTAggtttcaattattgtaaatattctttgacaaatattggtaaaagtaaaatccacataatatattttaaaaagcacctcacgcctgtttttttttttaaataaaagaaattattttctacgttttagttcagctagcgacaaaagcatatttttagttttttttatggaaaactacaaacccatgctaaaatttgtaaaatcgtgtgaaatgatccaccaggaatcaaatagaaaaagatgctcctatatgtaaaagtaagtttaagcatcaTGCCGCCAGTTTTGCGCAgtacaggtgagtacaggtAAGAATATGAATGTTACATTCCTTGGTGTCTCACCCTTAcatcagcaaatatgtacggagttacataaatgccgtacagaaataaatcggGTAGGGCTTCAGAAAACGAcgggaaaatttaattttttaaatttctgcaCGCACTTTTTTTTTCCGGATTTATTTCTGcacgaaatttattaaattcgcATCCAATACTAACGAAGAgctagtatccagcaacgccgtgtATATTTTCTGGTTCAAGAATAATCGGTCCTTGATTAGTatgcgaagtttcaattcaattcgaCGTTTTGAAGTGGATGAAAATCACGTTAAAAAACTCATTGTacaaaattctagaaatttGGGAAGTTCTCAAACTTGCTTTAAAAACACTACTTCTATTGCTGTTATTTCtaaagtataaattttgtttgaaagtctcgataaatcaaataattttctattacaaAACAGATTTCTATCATATttagtagaaaatatttcttctgCCTTCCTCAACTCGCAAGAATCAAAGAACGTTATAAgaactttttacaaaatagcCTTAAGAATAATTTgcctaataaattaaatttaattgttttttattaaatactacaCTAAACAAAGACTAAACTCGTGTTGacaccaaaaataattattagttacAGTTAGAggtattataagaatatatatatttaaaaatatattaaccaAGCCTAGCCTAACACAtttgatattgtttaaaattttaacaatataataaaaagaaaaaagtacttaatttatttttaaatgtaggtACACCTctacaaacaattttatataaaatttaaagtttgagtgatttgaatgaaaacagTGCAGTATTATAATTGAACAGTCACCACCAGACATTAATTAAGTATTCTACAAAATTTCACTCACTACAcacataattacaaaatttcttgCAGCATGAAATACACCAACAAAtgagattaataataatttgtgtcttctcaattatttttagatcgagaaatgtttaaaaaaaaccacaaaaaataaacgaaaaacaagtaaaaacaaacaattgactgagttaattgttgaaataccatacatagtcagtgttgatttctttatcacattacacatacaaacatgtgacacatacataattgataatcaagtatagtacatattataaaatttccgcctaattggcgccctcacgggtaaacagtgatgtttacgaaaaaatgtttcaaacaaaagttgtttaatttttgataaggaacattttttacatttaaacttttgttctatctctaacgatttacaagatgggttctacggacccaagacccaattgacctatgatgctcatttacgaacttgacctcactttttacgtcctgagtacgctgtaaaaatttcagctcgatatcttttttcgtttttgagttatcgtgtccacagacggatgggcggacggacggacggtcggacggacggacggacggacaaccggaaatggactaattaggtgattttatgaaaacctatgacaaaatttttttcctagttgtttactttattataaaaagcatttttcaCAGAACAGTTTAACTTTTggtctatctctaatggtttacaagatcgaACCTACAAACCCAGGACCTAATCGACCATTGAAGATTTATTCTAAGCACGCCACGTTCTTTTATTTGGTTAAATAGAATAaccaataattttgaaatactctgtaaataattacaatctttcaaaattatttaaaaaaaattatatcttccATTTTAAGTAATCGTCAATTTgacttcttttttttgtatttataaataataaaaagaaattttatgattcaattaataaaatgttattaaaaataaattagaatgtCCATAAATTTCTTATCTAATAATTATACAGAGTGACGCATACGTATATATagagttataaaaaattgtgttttctttattcaatCCATTTGTAAACATCTGCATAGgactcaaaaattttcaaaaagtaaaaaaacacttttttcgtAGTGATAGTAATCGCGAGCTTAGCGGAgaaaagtacatttttctttcatagaatattagtttgaaatattaatagttttatcAAAGAGGACATGGTCTTGTAGTTATGGTGAACGTTTCCCATAGGAACGGTTATCATGCTGTAactttgcttttttttaaatttcaccaGATTATAGCGAACAGAAAATAGTTTCTTTCGGGTGTCCCACGTATCTCTCGCTCTTTTTGTATTTTCGATTATGGATTTCTCAACACCAGGTGTTTCTGTAAATCTCACAAGAAAACTTTTtaggtatatatatttatccaaTAATCAACAACCAATACTTAATAAACTTATACTTTTGTAATTGTATATCCACTAATTCCACACTCTGTATTActcgattttaaataaaaatactgacCATAGTATACcatattaaaaaagaatcactgtaatttattaattattatatcttatttttatgtgatattgcaaagaaaaaattataacaattctAATAATTTAACTTCCGTCTTCTGCGCAAAAactacaaattgtttttttttagcgAAACTTAGATAATAATATGTGCAGAAATTATTACGGAAGTGTTTATTTGTGTAATTACGTAAATTTTCTTAGTACCTAATTCGAAGTACATTATGAAAATTGATCTGAAGAATATTGTAAGctatacttttaattatatttctagtCAATCAAAAGCTAGAACCTCATTTCTACTTAGGTCTCAACTACCTAACTAGGAAAAGTCACTAATCTCTAGTTAATTTCCGTCAATAAGCTCAAGAGATTTTTGTGAGTTTTGGAAACttggttaatcaaaaaatgtatttataaagttttattaaaatctctagtattattcaatcctttcATATctccttaaggatgtatgagcatgacaataatgtttgatttaaaggctcaaaatttgtttgtaggtagccttttactcaaagaatatgtggttaatttcagcttaggtatccgtgcaaatttttaagaaaaaagtcattaaaaatcgatataaaatacattggctcttatggaggaatctcaaaaaacgacatattttggaagtttttgataattttcatttggaatgaatgaaaacaaattgaaaaaaaactttttaatagaaagtaaacatattagcaatgaattagaaaagaaaataactaagtgtcaccgtccatataagggatgtaagagcagggtagattaagggttgaaattatttttatcttattttcaactttgatgatgaattttgttataacttcatgaatgtagacgaaaaataagaatgaaatttttcgatatgtgtcttggttttcgaaatatcgaaagctaaataattaaacaaaattttcaattttcgatattttgaaaattaagccagatatcgaaaaattttattcttacttttcgtcttatatagtcaagtaataatataaatttatcatcaaaattgaaaatatctatttttaaatttgtgcccccactaccatgctcatacatccttaagatacTTAAGATACAGAAAGCTAAAAGTAAAGAACTACAGTGTTGGCACCATACAAAGTGTTTTtaccatcaattttttttccaattatagtacactttttcatggaatcacccaaataataaaaaatcaataatctaCAACGCACAAATctctaaaatatgtataatgtataattttagaagacatattaaatttaataaatctttgtatgtgtgtttttaaattattaataaaatttgtgaaactgtaactaaatatgaaataatatcgCTTTCACGTAGGTACAAACGGTTCCATATGACAAACTTTATAAATTGATACatcaaaagaaataatatatatatatatagttacaTGCAAAAAATTCAGTATCGTGACCTTTTAACCacaaaaaatgattcattttataattcaataattccatttaacaaaatttcttttatgaaGCACATAAGTcacagctagcgaaaaattgacatcacagctaaaaagaatgacccaaaattagtgggtttcaaaaaaaattccaataagatcggatcaaatttgcctgtgttatcaaaaaaatcgaattttttaactttatgacgtcattagaatcaaaaaaatttaattttgctctatcacatccatattttatccaattttgataaaccaagtatgtaatcctactaaatttgggtcatacttttcaaatttgtggtcaaaattatccTAGTTCTAATAGGTTACAcgaatgtggaatcctggtccCTGAATTAatcacataagtgataactagcaaaAAACCGACATCGCAGCtgcaaaaatgatccaaaattagtgactttcaaaaaaaatttcaataaaatcggatcaaatttgcccgtgatatcaaaaaaatcgaattcttTAACACTatgactttatgtaaattaatgagcgccttttacatgattctttagTAACTTTTTGCTAACGTAAACACACGTTTTGTTACGGACCTGCAACTGTCTcctgttattattttgaaatgaaaagtgTTAATCATATCCCACGGCTATAGTTTTAGTAAAAAGATCACAGATATCATTTCAATTATAGACTTaaactattgttttaaataaaacatgacAGTTGGATCGctatcaatttattataaatatatgtgacatttactatacccaCAACTATAATTACTGTCCACATTTCTCTCTATACTAAATCAAAtacaatcaatatatttatattgaccatcgataaaaaaacaaaacaaaacatattattattaatattattgtaaaagaaatgctttctaaaatattattatcagtttaatatatttaatagatgTTATATTTAATCAGTGTAAAGTGAAAAACAAGTTTGATTAGTCTGCgataataaataatcttttacaaaaaaacggAAGAAATACTTTTACTATCAAACTTAAAACCAGTtagatggtataaaaaaattatttttattcatttttaaatttattataaaattaataattccattgtATAAGTGCATACGTACTGCATGTTTCAGTGCACATATGACAGAAAAGGAATTCTTTCTAcacaaaaatatactaaaacCGGATGTCACATTCgaaatttgttcaaataattTGGCCAGGATTACGGGCTGCGTTACCAAATTTCCTGTTGAAGTATATCTACcgtgttttattgaaattgaaagcaaaaatattttcatgattttttgaaattttcttaagtacatttctcacaaaatattttatttttcgaatttgatgaaacttaaaTTGCAGTGTATTTGTGacccaaaaaaatatgtaaaaatcggtttcatttcaAGATCAAGCCATTTCTATTATATCAGCTAAAATGCATCCGAGAAATCAGATTTTAGGCGATATCCCAGAAACAACTCAATCGTTATACGAacctaatttttgataattcttttggtcaaaatta from Chrysoperla carnea chromosome 2, inChrCarn1.1, whole genome shotgun sequence includes these protein-coding regions:
- the LOC123294249 gene encoding bromodomain-containing protein DDB_G0280777-like; amino-acid sequence: MYFELGTKKIYKRLLLISCFIGTLIVAERQINLEDIERDNLASEKQTANQEASQKQEQLPQQQPQDVQPPTFLPLPHQQQQYIPASPPPINYYSRPQEIIQQTPQFISPPSPHQQENYYRRPQPQATYSPQAQYSPQELAEYITDNHLKLGPVPNQQRIPAQIPQYYQNQQPSLQHPNLQQFFLLPQLSYNPYSNNQQKTDGIQYVMYLQPAAAASFLAPQTHIPNLNAIPHIMSLTALPRLYTQQGKSPMFSVQPQQFQPEQQEIRFQPQRKLVIQPEIRLMTIQAPAAHEKQILLLKPKPQVPQPEQYIVVPQPQEPQQQQIKSYPKSLLDSYVPSVLQLQYLKEQQLKQQQLQQQEQLKQLQEQSQQTQSDAGNAIAEHSSASGHLLNTIEYSPEQKYITPILKSASSAKRFAYQSYFPIQHGGGSSSFVNYRLGRYAEH